The Quercus robur chromosome 7, dhQueRobu3.1, whole genome shotgun sequence genome has a segment encoding these proteins:
- the LOC126692438 gene encoding ammonium transporter 2-like, producing MAATPAYSLVSPAVPEWLNKGDNAWQMTAATLVGIQSMPGLVILYASIVKKKWAVNSAFMALYAFAAVLICWVLVGFRMAFGDELLPFWGKGAPALGQKYLVHQAKVPETLIKPLYPMASLVYFQFTFAAITTILLAGSVLGRMNIKAWMVFVPLWLVFCYTVGAFSLWGGGFLYRWGAIDYSGGYVIHLSSGISGSTAAYWVGPRLKSDRERFPPNNVLLMLAGAGLLWMGWSGFNGGAPYAANVDASIAVINTNISAATSLLVWTSLDVVFFGKPSVIGAVQGMMTGLACITPGAGLVQSWAAIVYGILAGSIPWVSMMVLHKKSSLLQKVDDTLGVFHTHAVAGLLGGLLTGLLAEPDLCALILKNPNTRGAFYGSKGWVQFLKQLAAATFVIGWNIVSTTIICLGIKFFIPLRMPDEQLLIGDDAVHGEEAYALWGDGEKYDPTKHGWHASLHSDIAPSPNINNGARGVTINL from the exons ATGGCCGCTACCCCAGCCTATAGCCTTGTTAGCCCAGCAGTGCCTGAATGGCTAAACAAAGGCGACAACGCATGGCAAATGACAGCAGCCACTCTCGTGGGCATTCAAAGCATGCCTGGCCTTGTTATTCTCTATGCCAGTATAGTCAAGAAGAAATGGGCTGTGAACTCAGCTTTCATGGCTCTTTATGCCTTCGCTGCAGTGCTTATTTGTTGGGTCCTTGTGGGCTTTCGCATGGCTTTCGGTGATGAACTCCTTCCCTTTTGGGGTAAAGGTGCACCAGCTTTAGGCCAAAAGTATCTTGTCCACCAAGCAAAAGTCCCTGAGACTCTCATCAAGCCTTTGTATCCTATGGCCTCTCTTGTGTACTTTCAATTCACTTTTGCTGCCATTACCACCATTTTGCTTGCTGGGTCTGTGCTTGGGCGCATGAACATCAAGGCATGGATGGTTTTTGTGCCTCTTTGGCTTGTGTTTTGCTACACTGTGGGAGCCTTCAGTCTTTGGGGCGGTGGGTTTCTTTACCGTTGGGGTGCCATTGATTACTCTGGCGGCTATGTTATCCACCTTTCCTCTGGGATTTCTGGTTCCACTGCAGCTTATTGG GTTGGGCCGAGGCTGAAGAGTGATAGGGAGAGGTTTCCTCCTAACAATGTTTTACTTATGCTTGCTGGTGCTGGGCTACTGTGGATGGGTTGGTCAGGCTTCAATGGTGGGGCACCCTACGCAGCAAACGTTGACGCTTCAATAGCAGTCATAAACACCAACATAAGTGCAGCCACTAGTCTTCTTGTTTGGACATCTCTAGATGTTGTGTTCTTTGGGAAACCTTCTGTGATTGGAGCTGTTCAGGGCATGATGACCGGGCTTGCTTGCATTACTCCAGGAGcag GGTTGGTGCAATCATGGGCGGCTATAGTGTATGGAATTCTTGCTGGTAGTATTCCATGGGTATCCATGATGGTCCTTCACAAAAAGTCTAGTTTGCTACAAAAG GTGGATGACACCTTAGGTGTATTTCACACGCACGCGGTGGCGGGGCTACTAGGCGGGCTTCTCACCGGGCTTTTGGCGGAGCCAGACCTTTGTGCTCTCATACTGAAAAATCCCAACACAAGGGGTGCATTTTATGGTTCTAAGGGTTGGGTGCAATTCTTGAAGCAATTGGCTGCAGCCACGTTTGTGATTGGTTGGAACATAGTGTCCACCACAATAATTTGTCTAGGCATAAAGTTTTTTATTCCATTAAGAATGCCTGACGAGCAGCTGTTGATTGGAGACGATGCTGTGCATGGAGAGGAGGCTTATGCTCTTTGGGGAGATGGGGAAAAATATGATCCTACAAAGCATGGTTGGCATGCATCTTTGCACTCAGACATTGCACCGTCACCAAACATCAATAATGGAGCAAGAGGTGTGACCATCAACTTGTAA
- the LOC126692443 gene encoding nudix hydrolase 15, mitochondrial-like — protein MKLSSYQGDVALSGGKVEKVDADDFATALREANEEIGLEPNLVQGVATLETFISQAYLLGKVISDLYSILMKLMLFSMFQWRCFLYFSLDLESLTFRVWLVSNALEH, from the exons ATGAAATTGTCATCTTACCAAG GGGATGTAGCATTATCAGGTGGGAAAGTGGAGAAAGTAGATGCAGATGACTTTGCTACTGCCTTAAGAGAAGCCAATGAAGAAATTGGCTTGGAACCTAATCTAGTTCAAGGTGTTGCCACTTTAGAGACTTTTATTTCCCAG GCCTACTTGCTAGGAAAAGTGATTTCAGACCTTTACTCAATATTGATGAAGTTGATGCTATTTTCAATGTTCCAATGGAGGTGTTTCTTGTACTTCTCACTTGATCTTGAGTCATTAACTTTTAGGGTATGGCTTGTGTCCAATGCTTTGGAGCACTAG